A part of Lactobacillus sp. ESL0700 genomic DNA contains:
- a CDS encoding SLAP domain-containing protein produces the protein MVNSDQNKNSKKELSEKEKLDKIRSIRRNLLTAGTAGLGGILGGLLNSPQVAHAATNVPKIKTTNYEHLLVNANSAVIPASQTAQKQSVQDNSIKALSQQQTTRYNSQSAVDQNEAQSMAIKSQLTASSMSTIESASANATSKVVKQQLEISKSALDEQGSLTSSKANDQRGLESTSNYDASNSNSEVNTKDYSSDVYSQYSQSLSASQSKSTHLSSIYSHSISASTSDFLSSKASYSNSISLIDFVVSLSQSASTSKSLSQSRSALSASQSTSASKSRSELFSNIYSQSTSASTSYSLASASTSKSYSASLSDVYSQSDSASKSYSLSSVSTSKSYSAFLSDAYSQSASASKSYSTSLVISDSMSKSASLYFSSLDADDSASQSFSTSISDSNVSASQSTSQSKSIADSASESYSNSIKDSNSKVVSASESFSTSISNSNVSASQSTSRSQKDSKSIADSASESYSNSIKDSNSKVVSASESFSISISDSNSLKDSELAANSTSVSTSISQSTSTSQSTSTSKSDSKSAADSTSESFSISISDSNSIKDSNSKVASASESFSTSISDSNVSASQSTSKSQKDSKSAADSASESYSKSLKDSNSKVISASESFSTSISDSNASASRSTSQSQKDSKSIADSASESYSKSLKDSNSKVISASESFSISISDSNSIKDSKSTVDSASTSTSQSTSTSESNSKSAADSASTSTSQSTSTSESNSKSTVDSTSTSTSISQSTSTSESNSKSTVDSASTSTSQSTSTSESNSKSTVDSTSTSTSISQSTSTSESNSKSTVESTSTSISQSTSTSESNSKSTVDSASTSTSQSTSTSESNSKSAADSASTSTSQSTSTSESNSKSIADSASTSISQSTSTSESNSKSIADSASTSTSQSTSTSESNSKSIADSASTSISQSKSTVESTSVNTSTSQSASTSESNSKSTVESTSTSISQSASTSESNSKSTVESTSTSISQSTSTSESNSKSAADSASTSTSQSTSTSESNSKSAADSASTSTSQSTSTSESNSKSTVDSASTSTSQSTSTSESNSKSTVDSTSTSISQSTSTSESDSKSTVDSASTSTSQSTSTSASQSKSQADSTSQSYSDSIKDSNSTVVSASESFSTSISNSNVSASQSTSKSQSDSKSTADSTSTSTNASTSTSASQSKSTADSASESFSTSISDSNVSASQSTSKSQSESKSTADSTSTSTNVSTSTSTSQSKSQADSTSQSYSDSIKDSNSTVVSASESFSTSISNSNVSASQSTSKSQSDSKSTADSTSTSTNASTSTSASQSKSQADSTSQSYSDSIKDSNSTVVSASESFSTSISNSNVSASQSTSKSQSDSKSTADSTSTSTNASTSTSASQSKSQADSTSQSYSDSIKDSNSTVVSASESFSTSISNSNVSASQSKSQADSTSQSYSDSIKDSNSTVVSASESFSTSISDSNVSASQSTSKSQSESKSTADSTSTSTNVSTSTSTSQSKSQADSTSQSYSDSIKDSNSTVVSASESFSTSISNSNVSASQSTSKSQSDSKSTADSTSTSTNASTSTSASQSKSTAVSASESFSTSISNSNVSASQSTSKSQSDSKSTADSTSTSTNVSTSTSTSQSKSQADSTSQSYSNSIKDSNSTVVSASESFSTSISNSNVSASQSKSQADSTSQSYSDSIKDSNSTVVSASESFSTSISNSNVSASQSTSKSQSDSKSTADSTSTSTNASTSTSASQSKSQADSTSQSYSDSIKDSNSTVVSASESFSTSISNSNVSASQSTSKSQSDSKSTADSTSTSTNASTSTSTSQSKSTAVSASESFSNSISTSDAFASGSRSASESNSKSRADSTSESYSNSVNNSSYSASLSASASARDSKSTADSTSQSYSKSLSESNSVISASNATGSSQSESFSDSVSTSDYIASTSRSTSESNSKSKAESTSESYSNSVNNSSYSASLSTSASARDSKSTAVSASESFSTSISDSNVSASQSTSKSQSDSKSQADSTSQSYSDSIKDSNSTVVSASESFSTSISDSNVSASQSASRSQSNSKSTADSTSTSTNASTSTSASQSKSEADSTSQSYSNSIKDSNSAVVSASESYSQSTSTSASDSKSAADSTSQSYSKSLSDSNLSASASNSKAQSQSQSFSDSVSTSDSFASASRSTSESNSRSKADSTSESYSNSVNNSSYSASLSTSGSQKDSKSTVDSASESYSQSTSTSASDSKSTVDSTSQSYSNSIKDSNSAVISTSESYSQSTSTSASDSKSAADSTSQSYSKSLSESNSVISASNATGSSQSESFSNSLSTSDYIASISRSTSESNSKSKADSASESYSNSVKNSSYAASLSTSTSASQSKSEADSNSQSFSTSLSDSNVSASQSASTSASNSKSTADSTSVSGSASTSTSQSDSKSTADSTSISASASNSQAESQSKSFSTSVSDSDIIASNSRSTSASQSKSEADSTSQSYSASVNNSSYSASLSASASARDSKSTAVSASESYSNSLADSSSLASQVASTSASNSKSAADSTSESYSSSLSDSNSAASASNSLVASQSNSFSTSISGSDYLASVSRSTSESNSKSKADSESASYSTSISDSNYLASTSRSTSESNSRSMAGSSSDSYSASVNNSSYSASLSTSTSQKDSQSAVDSTSESYSKSVSDSNSSANTSTSTSTSDSKSAAESNSQSYSSSLSDSNSVVTSNSDSYSTSLSDSNSVSDAISLSTSKSLSLSNSIVLSQSDSYSLSISNSDYLASISRSTSESWSQSQAESASESYSISVNNSSYAASLSTSTSQSNSQASAISASESYSKSLSDSNSVAESQSESFSTSISTSDLEASNSRSTAASQSKSLADSTSTSYSESVNNSSYSASFSTSTSQRDSQFVADRESTSLSLSNSTVLSQSDSFSASISTSDYLASMSRSTSESLSKSMADSTSESYSNSVNNSSYSASLSESASVRDSKSEASSESESYSKSLSFSNSIVLSQSNSFSTSISDSNSSASTSMSDSNSLVSSASESLSTSISNSNSSVSASMSESTSISDSNSSVSASMSESASISDGNSSASASTSTSESDSTSVIISTSESGSSISASTSASESTSTVASESDSKSKSSADEWNGNWDNGGGGNYVPASNTPSASNSASTSTSNATENAVIKELQHNAYVYDENGNRVDDLVMTAHTMVNTYGDQQLINGTYYYYIGDNHYVDALNFIGFEKKLRHNAYVYNSKGKRIGKKILKRGKKMKAYDTVYIHGRKFYSVLHGKYIAAGNFKGSELRLKHNAYVYNKKGHRLSGKKLGKGQKIKVYGTKTINGKKYYHASHGHYILVKNFKK, from the coding sequence ATGGTAAATTCAGATCAGAATAAAAATTCAAAGAAAGAGCTAAGTGAAAAAGAAAAATTAGATAAAATCCGTTCAATTCGGCGTAATTTATTAACAGCAGGTACAGCTGGACTTGGCGGTATTTTGGGCGGCTTGTTAAATTCGCCGCAAGTAGCTCACGCAGCAACTAATGTTCCCAAGATTAAGACCACTAATTATGAACATTTACTGGTTAATGCCAACTCGGCAGTAATTCCAGCCTCTCAGACTGCACAAAAACAGTCAGTACAAGATAATTCTATAAAAGCTCTCAGTCAGCAACAAACCACTCGTTATAACTCACAGTCGGCTGTTGATCAAAATGAAGCACAGAGTATGGCTATTAAGTCACAATTAACTGCTAGTTCAATGTCAACTATTGAATCTGCTTCAGCTAATGCAACGAGTAAAGTAGTTAAGCAACAGTTAGAGATTTCCAAGTCAGCACTAGATGAACAAGGATCGTTAACTTCTTCAAAGGCTAATGATCAAAGAGGGTTAGAAAGTACTAGTAATTATGATGCAAGTAACTCTAATAGTGAAGTAAATACAAAAGATTACTCATCAGATGTATATAGTCAATATAGTCAGAGCCTTAGTGCTAGTCAATCAAAGTCAACACACTTATCAAGTATATACAGCCATAGCATTTCCGCAAGTACCAGTGATTTTTTGTCAAGTAAAGCAAGTTACAGTAATTCAATTAGTTTAATTGATTTCGTAGTAAGCTTAAGCCAGTCGGCAAGTACCAGCAAATCACTAAGTCAAAGCAGGAGTGCTTTGTCAGCCAGTCAGAGTACTTCAGCAAGTAAAAGTCGCTCAGAATTATTTTCGAATATATATAGTCAGAGCACTTCCGCAAGTACCAGTTACTCACTGGCTTCTGCATCAACAAGTAAAAGTTACTCAGCATCCCTTTCAGATGTATATAGTCAGAGTGATTCCGCAAGTAAAAGTTACTCACTGTCTTCTGTATCAACAAGTAAAAGTTACTCAGCATTCCTTTCAGATGCATATAGTCAGAGTGCTTCCGCAAGTAAAAGTTACTCAACAAGCCTAGTTATTAGTGACTCGATGTCTAAAAGTGCAAGCCTATACTTTAGTTCGTTGGATGCAGACGATAGTGCAAGTCAGAGCTTTAGTACATCAATAAGTGACAGTAATGTTTCGGCTAGTCAGAGCACATCGCAAAGTAAGTCGATAGCCGATAGTGCGAGTGAAAGTTATAGTAATTCGATTAAGGATAGTAACTCGAAAGTAGTCAGTGCGAGTGAAAGCTTTAGTACATCAATTAGTAATAGTAATGTTTCGGCTAGTCAGAGTACGTCGAGGAGTCAAAAAGACAGTAAGTCGATAGCTGATAGTGCGAGTGAAAGTTACAGTAATTCGATTAAGGATAGTAACTCAAAAGTAGTTAGTGCGAGTGAAAGCTTTAGCATTTCAATCAGCGATAGTAATTCACTAAAAGATAGTGAATTAGCAGCTAATAGTACTAGTGTAAGTACATCAATTAGCCAAAGTACTTCAACTAGTCAAAGTACATCAACAAGTAAGAGCGACAGTAAATCGGCTGCAGACAGTACGAGTGAGAGCTTTAGTATTTCAATCAGCGATAGTAATTCAATCAAAGATAGCAATTCGAAAGTAGCAAGTGCGAGTGAAAGCTTTAGTACTTCAATTAGTGATAGTAATGTCTCGGCCAGTCAAAGTACATCGAAGAGTCAAAAAGACAGTAAGTCGGCTGCGGACAGTGCAAGTGAGAGTTACAGTAAGTCACTTAAAGATAGTAATTCAAAAGTAATAAGTGCGAGTGAAAGCTTTAGTACCTCAATTAGTGATAGTAATGCGTCAGCTAGTCGGAGTACATCGCAGAGTCAGAAAGACAGTAAGTCGATAGCTGATAGTGCAAGTGAGAGTTACAGTAAGTCACTTAAAGATAGTAATTCAAAAGTAATAAGTGCGAGTGAAAGCTTTAGTATTTCAATCAGCGATAGTAATTCAATCAAAGACAGTAAATCGACAGTTGATAGTGCAAGCACATCAACTAGTCAAAGTACGTCAACAAGCGAGAGTAATAGTAAATCGGCTGCAGACAGTGCAAGTACATCAACTAGTCAAAGTACTTCAACAAGTGAGAGTAATAGTAAATCGACAGTTGATAGCACTAGTACAAGTACCTCGATAAGTCAGAGCACGTCAACAAGTGAGAGTAATAGTAAATCAACAGTTGATAGTGCAAGCACATCTACTAGTCAAAGTACTTCAACAAGTGAGAGTAACAGTAAATCGACAGTTGATAGCACTAGTACAAGTACCTCGATAAGTCAGAGCACGTCAACAAGTGAGAGTAACAGTAAATCGACAGTTGAAAGTACAAGTACGTCAATCAGTCAAAGTACTTCGACGAGCGAAAGCAACAGTAAGTCGACAGTTGATAGTGCAAGCACATCAACTAGTCAAAGTACGTCAACAAGCGAGAGTAATAGTAAATCGGCTGCAGACAGTGCAAGTACATCAACTAGTCAAAGTACGTCAACAAGCGAGAGTAATAGTAAGTCGATTGCAGACAGTGCAAGCACATCGATAAGTCAGAGCACGTCAACAAGCGAAAGTAATAGTAAGTCAATTGCAGACAGTGCAAGCACATCAACTAGTCAAAGTACCTCAACAAGTGAGAGCAATAGTAAGTCAATTGCAGACAGTGCAAGCACATCGATAAGTCAAAGTAAGTCGACAGTTGAAAGTACAAGTGTAAATACATCAACTAGTCAAAGTGCTTCAACAAGCGAAAGCAACAGTAAATCGACAGTTGAAAGTACAAGTACGTCAATCAGTCAAAGTGCTTCAACAAGCGAAAGCAACAGTAAATCGACAGTTGAAAGTACAAGTACGTCAATCAGTCAAAGTACGTCAACAAGCGAGAGTAATAGTAAATCGGCTGCAGACAGTGCAAGTACATCAACTAGTCAAAGTACGTCAACAAGCGAGAGTAATAGTAAATCGGCTGCAGACAGTGCAAGTACATCAACTAGTCAAAGTACGTCAACAAGCGAGAGTAATAGTAAGTCGACGGTAGATAGTGCAAGCACATCAACTAGTCAAAGCACATCAACGAGTGAGAGCAATAGTAAGTCGACAGTTGATAGCACTAGTACATCAATCAGTCAAAGTACGTCAACAAGCGAGAGTGATAGTAAGTCGACGGTAGATAGTGCAAGCACATCAACTAGTCAAAGTACTTCCACGAGTGCAAGTCAGAGTAAGTCACAGGCAGATAGCACCAGTCAAAGTTACAGTGATTCGATTAAAGATAGTAACTCGACAGTAGTAAGTGCGAGTGAAAGCTTCAGTACTTCAATTAGCAATAGTAATGTGTCGGCAAGTCAGAGTACATCAAAGAGTCAGAGTGATAGTAAGTCGACAGCTGACAGCACAAGCACATCGACTAATGCAAGTACATCAACAAGTGCCAGTCAAAGCAAGTCAACAGCAGACAGTGCAAGTGAAAGCTTCAGTACTTCGATTAGTGACAGTAATGTATCAGCTAGTCAGAGTACATCAAAGAGTCAAAGTGAAAGTAAGTCGACAGCTGACAGCACAAGCACATCGACTAATGTAAGTACCTCAACTAGCACAAGTCAAAGTAAGTCACAGGCAGACAGTACCAGTCAAAGTTACAGCGATTCGATCAAAGATAGTAACTCGACAGTAGTAAGTGCGAGTGAAAGCTTCAGTACTTCAATTAGCAATAGTAATGTGTCGGCAAGTCAGAGTACATCAAAGAGTCAGAGTGATAGTAAGTCGACAGCTGACAGCACAAGCACATCGACTAATGCAAGTACATCAACAAGTGCCAGTCAAAGCAAGTCACAGGCAGATAGTACCAGTCAAAGTTACAGCGATTCGATTAAAGATAGTAACTCTACAGTAGTAAGTGCGAGTGAAAGCTTCAGTACTTCAATTAGCAATAGTAATGTGTCGGCAAGTCAGAGTACATCAAAGAGTCAGAGTGATAGTAAGTCGACAGCTGACAGCACAAGCACATCGACTAATGCAAGTACATCAACAAGTGCCAGTCAAAGCAAGTCACAGGCAGATAGTACCAGTCAAAGTTACAGCGATTCGATTAAAGATAGTAACTCTACAGTAGTAAGTGCGAGTGAAAGCTTCAGTACTTCAATTAGCAATAGTAATGTTTCGGCAAGTCAGAGTAAGTCACAGGCAGATAGTACCAGTCAAAGTTACAGCGATTCAATTAAAGATAGTAATTCTACAGTAGTAAGTGCGAGTGAAAGCTTCAGTACTTCAATTAGTGACAGTAATGTATCAGCTAGTCAGAGTACATCAAAGAGTCAAAGTGAAAGTAAGTCGACAGCTGACAGCACAAGTACATCGACTAATGTAAGTACCTCAACTAGCACAAGTCAAAGTAAGTCACAGGCAGACAGTACCAGTCAAAGTTACAGCGATTCGATCAAAGATAGTAACTCGACAGTAGTAAGTGCAAGTGAAAGCTTCAGTACTTCAATTAGCAATAGTAATGTGTCGGCAAGTCAGAGTACATCAAAGAGTCAGAGTGATAGTAAGTCGACAGCTGACAGCACAAGCACATCGACTAATGCAAGTACATCAACAAGTGCCAGTCAAAGCAAGTCAACAGCAGTAAGTGCAAGTGAAAGCTTCAGTACTTCAATTAGCAATAGTAATGTATCAGCTAGTCAGAGTACATCAAAGAGTCAGAGTGATAGTAAGTCGACAGCTGACAGCACAAGCACATCGACTAATGTAAGTACCTCAACTAGCACAAGTCAAAGTAAGTCACAGGCAGACAGTACCAGTCAAAGTTACAGTAATTCAATTAAAGATAGTAACTCGACAGTAGTAAGTGCGAGTGAAAGCTTCAGTACGTCAATTAGCAATAGTAATGTTTCGGCAAGTCAGAGTAAGTCACAGGCAGATAGTACCAGTCAAAGTTACAGCGATTCAATTAAAGATAGTAATTCTACAGTAGTAAGTGCGAGTGAAAGCTTCAGTACTTCAATTAGCAATAGTAATGTATCGGCAAGTCAGAGTACATCAAAGAGTCAAAGTGATAGTAAGTCGACAGCTGACAGCACAAGCACATCGACTAATGCAAGTACTTCAACGAGTGCAAGTCAGAGTAAGTCACAGGCAGATAGTACCAGTCAAAGTTACAGCGATTCGATTAAAGATAGTAACTCTACAGTAGTAAGTGCGAGTGAAAGCTTCAGTACTTCAATTAGCAATAGTAATGTATCGGCAAGTCAGAGTACATCAAAGAGTCAAAGTGATAGTAAGTCGACAGCTGACAGCACAAGCACATCGACTAATGCAAGTACATCAACTAGCACAAGTCAAAGCAAGTCAACTGCAGTAAGTGCAAGTGAAAGCTTTAGTAACTCAATAAGTACAAGTGATGCTTTTGCCAGTGGTAGTCGTTCAGCCAGCGAGAGTAACAGTAAATCACGGGCAGATAGCACGAGTGAAAGTTACAGTAATTCAGTTAATAACAGTTCATATTCTGCAAGTTTAAGTGCATCAGCAAGTGCAAGAGACAGTAAGTCAACAGCAGACAGTACCAGTCAAAGTTATAGTAAATCATTAAGTGAGAGTAACTCAGTAATCAGTGCAAGTAATGCAACGGGCAGTAGCCAAAGTGAAAGCTTTAGTGATTCAGTAAGTACCAGTGATTACATTGCAAGTACCAGTCGTTCAACGAGTGAAAGTAATAGTAAGTCGAAGGCAGAGAGCACGAGCGAAAGTTACAGTAACTCAGTTAATAACAGTTCATATTCTGCAAGTTTAAGTACATCAGCAAGTGCAAGAGACAGTAAGTCAACAGCAGTAAGTGCGAGTGAAAGCTTCAGTACTTCGATTAGTGACAGTAATGTTTCAGCTAGTCAGAGTACATCAAAGAGTCAAAGTGATAGTAAGTCACAGGCAGATAGTACCAGTCAAAGTTACAGCGATTCAATTAAAGATAGTAACTCTACAGTAGTAAGTGCGAGTGAAAGCTTCAGTACTTCGATTAGTGACAGTAATGTTTCAGCTAGTCAAAGTGCATCGAGGAGTCAAAGTAATAGTAAGTCGACAGCTGACAGCACAAGCACATCGACTAATGCAAGTACATCAACAAGTGCCAGTCAAAGCAAGTCAGAGGCTGACAGTACTAGTCAAAGTTATAGTAACTCAATCAAGGATAGTAATTCTGCAGTAGTCAGTGCAAGTGAGAGTTATAGCCAAAGTACCTCAACAAGTGCAAGTGACAGTAAGTCGGCGGCAGATAGTACCAGTCAAAGTTATAGTAAATCATTAAGTGACAGTAACTTATCAGCCAGTGCAAGTAATTCTAAGGCACAAAGTCAGAGTCAAAGTTTCAGTGACTCAGTAAGTACCAGTGATTCTTTTGCAAGTGCTAGTCGTTCAACGAGTGAAAGCAATAGTAGATCAAAGGCAGATAGCACCAGTGAAAGCTATAGCAATTCAGTTAATAACAGTTCATATTCTGCAAGTCTAAGCACTTCAGGTAGTCAAAAAGACAGTAAGTCAACTGTTGATAGTGCTAGTGAAAGCTATAGCCAAAGTACATCAACCAGTGCAAGTGACAGTAAGTCAACTGTTGACAGTACTAGTCAAAGTTACAGTAACTCAATCAAGGATAGTAACTCAGCTGTAATCAGCACGAGTGAAAGTTATAGTCAAAGTACATCGACAAGTGCCAGTGACAGTAAATCAGCAGCAGACAGTACCAGTCAAAGTTATAGTAAATCATTAAGTGAGAGTAACTCAGTAATCAGTGCAAGTAATGCAACGGGCAGTAGCCAAAGTGAAAGCTTTAGTAATTCACTAAGCACGAGTGATTACATTGCAAGTATTAGTCGCTCAACGAGTGAAAGTAATAGTAAGTCGAAGGCTGATAGTGCAAGTGAAAGTTACAGTAATTCAGTTAAGAATAGTTCATATGCAGCAAGTTTGAGCACTTCAACCAGTGCCAGCCAAAGTAAGTCTGAGGCTGACAGTAATAGTCAGAGTTTCAGTACTTCGCTCAGTGACAGTAATGTTTCAGCAAGTCAAAGCGCTTCAACGAGTGCAAGCAACAGTAAATCAACTGCCGATAGCACAAGTGTCAGTGGTAGTGCAAGCACATCGACCAGTCAGAGTGACAGCAAGTCGACAGCTGATAGTACAAGCATTTCAGCTAGCGCAAGTAATTCACAAGCTGAGAGTCAAAGTAAGAGCTTTAGCACATCAGTTAGCGATAGTGACATTATTGCAAGCAATAGTCGCTCAACAAGTGCCAGCCAAAGCAAGTCAGAAGCAGATAGTACTAGTCAAAGTTATAGTGCATCAGTCAACAACAGTTCATATTCTGCAAGCTTGAGTGCATCGGCAAGTGCAAGAGATAGTAAGTCAACTGCAGTTAGCGCTAGCGAAAGCTATAGCAACTCGTTAGCTGATAGTAGCAGCTTGGCAAGTCAAGTTGCTTCAACGAGTGCAAGCAACAGCAAGTCAGCTGCCGATAGTACAAGTGAAAGCTACAGCTCTTCATTGAGTGACAGTAATTCAGCAGCTAGTGCAAGTAACTCATTGGTTGCTAGTCAAAGTAATAGTTTCAGCACTTCAATCAGTGGCAGTGATTACTTGGCAAGTGTTAGTCGCTCAACTAGTGAAAGTAATAGTAAATCAAAGGCTGATAGCGAGAGCGCAAGTTACAGTACTTCAATTAGTGATAGTAATTACTTGGCAAGTACCAGCCGCTCAACGAGTGAGAGTAACAGTAGGTCAATGGCTGGAAGTTCTAGCGACAGCTACAGTGCTTCAGTTAATAACAGCTCATACTCCGCAAGTTTGAGTACTTCAACTAGTCAGAAGGACAGCCAATCAGCAGTCGACAGTACTAGTGAAAGTTACAGTAAATCAGTAAGCGATAGTAATTCTTCTGCAAATACAAGTACTTCAACGAGTACAAGTGACAGCAAGTCAGCTGCAGAAAGTAACAGTCAGAGTTACAGTTCATCATTAAGTGACAGTAATTCGGTAGTTACAAGCAATAGTGACAGCTATAGTACTTCACTGAGCGATAGTAATTCAGTATCAGATGCTATCAGCTTGAGCACAAGCAAGTCACTTAGCTTGAGCAACTCAATTGTTCTTAGTCAAAGTGACAGCTATAGCTTATCAATTAGCAATAGCGATTACCTTGCAAGTATCAGTCGTTCAACAAGTGAGAGTTGGAGCCAATCACAAGCTGAAAGCGCAAGTGAAAGTTACAGCATTTCAGTCAACAACAGTTCATACGCAGCAAGCTTGAGCACATCAACAAGTCAAAGCAATAGCCAAGCTTCTGCAATCAGTGCAAGCGAAAGTTACAGCAAGTCACTGAGTGATAGTAATTCAGTTGCCGAAAGTCAAAGTGAGAGCTTCAGTACATCAATCAGTACTAGTGATTTGGAAGCAAGTAACAGTCGTTCAACTGCAGCAAGTCAAAGTAAGTCACTAGCTGACAGTACAAGTACAAGCTACAGTGAATCAGTTAACAACAGTTCATACTCCGCAAGTTTTAGTACTTCGACTAGTCAAAGAGACAGTCAATTTGTAGCTGACAGAGAAAGTACATCGCTTAGCCTAAGTAACTCAACAGTTTTAAGTCAAAGTGACAGCTTTAGTGCCTCAATCAGTACCAGCGACTATCTTGCAAGCATGAGTAGATCAACTAGTGAAAGTTTAAGTAAGTCAATGGCTGATAGTACTAGTGAAAGTTACAGTAATTCAGTTAACAACAGCTCCTACTCCGCAAGTTTGAGTGAATCTGCAAGTGTGAGAGATAGTAAATCTGAAGCAAGTAGTGAAAGTGAAAGCTATAGCAAATCACTTAGCTTCAGTAATTCAATTGTTCTTAGTCAAAGTAATAGCTTCAGCACATCAATTAGTGACAGCAACAGCTCTGCAAGTACAAGTATGAGTGACAGTAATTCACTTGTAAGTAGTGCTAGTGAGAGTCTAAGCACATCAATTAGTAATAGTAATAGCTCAGTGAGTGCAAGTATGAGTGAAAGCACATCAATTAGTGATAGCAATAGCTCAGTGAGTGCAAGTATGAGTGAAAGTGCTTCAATTAGTGACGGTAATAGTTCAGCCAGTGCAAGTACTTCAACTAGTGAGAGTGACAGCACGTCAGTTATCATAAGTACAAGCGAGAGCGGCAGCTCAATCAGTGCAAGTACGAGTGCCAGTGAATCAACTTCAACCGTTGCAAGCGAAAGTGACAGCAAGAGTAAGTCATCTGCTGATGAATGGAACGGCAACTGGGACAACGGTGGCGGAGGCAACTATGTACCTGCTTCCAACACACCATCTGCTTCAAATTCAGCATCTACCTCAACTTCGAATGCCACAGAAAATGCGGTAATTAAAGAATTACAACATAACGCTTATGTTTATGATGAGAATGGTAATCGGGTTGATGATTTGGTTATGACTGCTCATACAATGGTTAATACATACGGTGATCAACAATTGATTAATGGTACGTATTACTATTATATTGGTGATAATCATTATGTAGATGCACTAAACTTCATTGGCTTTGAAAAGAAGCTGCGTCACAATGCTTATGTCTATAACTCTAAAGGTAAGCGGATTGGTAAGAAGATATTGAAACGCGGTAAGAAGATGAAGGCTTATGATACTGTTTATATTCATGGTCGAAAGTTCTACAGCGTTCTGCATGGTAAATATATCGCAGCTGGTAACTTTAAGGGTAGTGAATTACGTTTAAAGCACAATGCATATGTTTACAATAAGAAGGGTCATCGTCTTAGTGGTAAAAAACTAGGAAAAGGTCAAAAGATTAAGGTTTATGGTACTAAGACAATCAATGGTAAGAAGTACTATCACGCAAGTCATGGTCATTACATTTTAGTAAAAAATTTCAAAAAATAG
- the rplA gene encoding 50S ribosomal protein L1, whose amino-acid sequence MPKHGKKYVEAAKKVDSKKLYSVAEAMKLVKETSYAGFDASVEVSYNLSVDPKQADQQIRGSLVLPNGTGKTQKVVVFAEGPQAEQAKAAGADEVGSDDLVEKVQNGYLDFDVVVATPMMMAKVGRLGRILGPKGLMPNPKTGTVTMDIEKAVKNVKAGQVEYRVDRQAAIHAAIGKVSFTDEQLVENFDALRDVILRARPAAAKGQYIKSVAVAATFGPGIKLDPLNLD is encoded by the coding sequence ATGCCAAAGCATGGTAAAAAATATGTAGAAGCTGCTAAAAAAGTAGATTCAAAGAAGTTATATTCAGTTGCTGAAGCAATGAAGTTAGTTAAAGAAACTTCATACGCAGGTTTTGATGCTTCAGTTGAAGTTTCATACAACTTGAGTGTTGACCCTAAGCAAGCTGACCAACAAATTCGTGGTTCACTTGTATTGCCTAACGGTACTGGTAAGACCCAAAAGGTTGTTGTTTTTGCTGAAGGCCCACAAGCTGAACAAGCTAAGGCTGCCGGTGCTGACGAAGTTGGTTCAGACGACTTAGTAGAAAAAGTTCAAAACGGTTACTTGGACTTTGACGTTGTTGTTGCTACACCAATGATGATGGCCAAGGTTGGACGTTTAGGTCGTATTTTAGGGCCTAAAGGTTTAATGCCTAACCCTAAGACTGGTACAGTTACAATGGACATCGAAAAGGCCGTTAAGAACGTTAAAGCTGGTCAAGTTGAATACCGTGTTGACCGTCAAGCTGCTATTCATGCAGCTATTGGTAAGGTTTCATTTACTGATGAACAATTAGTAGAAAACTTTGATGCTTTACGTGACGTTATCTTACGTGCACGTCCAGCAGCAGCCAAGGGTCAATACATTAAGAGTGTTGCTGTTGCAGCAACCTTTGGCCCAGGGATCAAGCTTGATCCATTAAACTTGGACTAA
- the rplK gene encoding 50S ribosomal protein L11, with translation MAKKVINVVKLQIPAGAATPAPPVGPALGQAGINIVGFTKDFNARTADQKGMIIPVVITVYEDRSFEFITKTPPAPVLLKQAAKIDKASGEPNTKKVGKVTKDQVKEIAETKMKDLNAADVEAAMRMIEGTARSMGIEVED, from the coding sequence GTGGCAAAGAAAGTTATTAACGTTGTCAAATTACAAATCCCAGCTGGTGCTGCAACACCCGCACCTCCAGTTGGTCCAGCTTTAGGTCAAGCAGGTATCAACATTGTTGGTTTTACTAAGGACTTCAATGCTAGAACAGCTGATCAAAAAGGCATGATTATTCCTGTAGTCATCACTGTATATGAAGATCGTTCATTCGAATTCATTACTAAGACTCCACCAGCTCCAGTATTATTGAAGCAAGCTGCTAAGATCGACAAGGCTTCTGGTGAACCTAATACCAAGAAAGTTGGTAAGGTAACCAAGGACCAAGTTAAGGAAATCGCTGAAACAAAGATGAAGGACCTTAACGCTGCTGATGTCGAAGCTGCTATGCGGATGATCGAAGGTACTGCTAGAAGCATGGGTATCGAAGTCGAAGACTAA